A region of the Mus caroli chromosome 7, CAROLI_EIJ_v1.1, whole genome shotgun sequence genome:
AAGGTAGAACCACCCAGTGAAGTCTTCAGAGACCTCTGGAAGGGGCGGGAACAAGGAGAAAAGCAAGAATCAGCATGAGGGGTGGGGCCTGGAAAGAGCAAGTCTCCAAGCTGTGGGTACAGTGCTCGGGACCTGGGAAGACCAGGttgttgccaggtgtggtggcgcatgcctttattcccagcacttgggaggcagaggcactcagatttctgagttggaggccagcctggtctacaaagtgagttccaggacagccagggctatacagagaaaccctgtctcgaaagaaaacaaaacaaaacaaaacaaaacaaaacaaaacaaacaataacaaaaaagaatggGCTTTTGAGGTATGGCCACACAGGATGAATGGTTTCCGGGCAGGCGTTGGACCTGAAtctctgccttggcctctcaTCTATGTATATGCTCTCTCCTGAAAGGTGGATATGTTCTCCGGGGCAGTATTCATTCAACAGGCCCTGGGCTGGAACATTTACGCTTCGGTCATCGCTCTCTTGGGCATCACCATGATTTATACTGTGACAGGTGGCTGCACGGGAGTGGCGGGGTGGGAGGCAAGGAGCTTGAGGGTGGTGACAGAGAGCTGGCCTGCAACATAAGAGGGGAGCCGTTGGTTCTATTGGGAAACAGGAACGTGAGACAGAGCTACAGAAGTGTGATATCATACAAGTCGAGTTAACTCTGGGGAAAACAAATCCCCTTTCTTTCAATGCCCCTTGGGTTTGGACTGTAAGGTCAGGTACCCAGCAAGTGCTGAGGAAGTCTCAATAGTGAGAAGGAGGGAAATAGTTTACAAGCTCCTGGCCTTCTTGGATGTCTCAAGAGTTGACCTGGTGAATCTCCGGGATCTTTGGCTAAATTCTGTGCAGTTCCCAGGATCCCAGATCATGCACACAATGGGTAGGGTGGTGCCAAAGTGGGCTTGGGGCCTGCTGCAGGACGGGGCGCAAGGAAGGCCTGGGCCTTATCACCCCACCCTATCACCCAGTGGAGAAAACAGGCTAAGCAGTGGCTTGTAGGAGACTTGCACCACAAGCATTCCTGGCCAAGAAGGAATCATTGGAGTCTCAAATGATCTCTGAATCAAACGCAATTCTGCCTCCCGGTGCCCCAGTGCACAAGCCCAACCTCATTCTTATAAACTCTGTTCTCTAGAATGGGTCCTTTTCTTGGTCTCAAAAAGCATGGGTGCCAGGGGCCAGCAACTGTGCTGTCCTTCATTGACTGGGGCTTGTTGCAGGAGGGCTGGCGGCACTGATGTACACAGACACTGTGCAGACCTTCGTCATTCTTGCTGGGGCCTTCATCCTCACTGGTTATGGTACGGGCTTTACCCACTGTGGGCAGGGCATGGCTCTTTGCTGCCGCAGAGCTTTTAATATAAGGGGCTGGAACCTTGCTTGTCTCTGCCAATGTGGGTCCTAAGGAGGGCCAGATCCCCTGACAACCCTGCCTGCACAGCTTTCCATGAAGTGGGCGGGTACTCGGGTCTCTTCGACAAATACCTGGGAGCAATGACTTCACTGACGGTGTCCAAGGATCCAGCTGTTGGCAACATCTCCAGCACCTGCTACCAGCCGAGGCCTGACTCCTATCACCTGCTGCGTGACCCCCTGACAGGAGACCTGCCGTGGCCTGCGCTGCTCCTGGGGCTTACCATTGTCTCGGGCTGGTATTGGTGCAGCGATCAGGTAGGTCAAGGTGTGCcaggggtggtgtgtgtgcacgtgcccGGGACAGAACTCTAAATGCCCTGTGCTGGTCGACGGTGACACCGCCCTTTGGAGTTAGGCTGAATCAGGCCCTGAGCTGATAGATCATGCCAGGGTGAACCATGAAGTCAGAATCCAGTGGCAGGATCGGAGGATGGAGGTGTAGCAGGGGCTCTGTAGAGCTGGGGGGTGGGTATGAATCAGAGTGGGGTTGCAGGTTAGTGCTAAGGGGCCATGGAGAGCAGAGGCGAGGCCTGTGGGCTGTGAGTTACAGGGATGACCTATATATCTGGATGCCTCTTATCCCAGGTAATAGTGCAGCGGTGCCTGGCTGGAAAGAATTTGACTCACATCAAAGCTGGGTGCATCTTGTGTGGCTACCTGAAGCTGATGCCCATGTTCCTCATGGTCATGCCAGGCATGATCAGCCGTATTCTCTACCCAGGTACTGCCCGAATCACCCCAGCCTCAGCAGTACTGTGACCCACATCCagatcctctccccaccccccactttttATTTTTGCTCAAGGATTCAAGTGCCTGCCAGTTATACCTGCTACTATCCTAAGAGCTGGGGACCTGGTATCTCAGTCTTGCTTCCCACCAGAAGCACCATCTCTAGGATTCACTGTTCACACTAGGTTTCAGGGACTCTCGTTTCCAGATCCTGGTCCTTCCTAGCCACCTAATAGCTTCTTTCTTGCAGATGAGGTGGCATGTGTGGTACCTGAGGTGTGTAAGCGGGTGTGTGGCACTGAGGTGGGCTGCTCTAACATCGCCTACCCACGGCTTGTGGTGAAGCTCATGCCCAATGGTGAGTGAGGGCTGGAAACGGATTGCCCTTGGCCAAGCCTGCAGGGACTGCCTGTGGGAGGGTCACCTAGTCAACCCTTCACCACCTTGAACGCACTGAAGGCCTTGGCCTGACAGCTCCTCTTGGCCACAGGTCTGCGTGGACTCATGCTGGCAGTCATGCTGGCTGCCCTCATGTCTTCTCTGGCATCCATCTTTAACAGCAGTAGCACGCTCTTCACCATGGATATCTACACGCGCCTGCGGCCCCGTGCAGGTGATAGGGAGCTACTGCTAGTTGGAAGGTGTGGTCTGGCTCCCACCCGGCTCCACTAATGACCCTGGGATGTGGGCGGAGCACCAGGAGGGTAATGGGGAAGGCGGGGCTTCAGTGAAATCTGATTGTCCGCAACTACAGGCTCTGGGTGGTATTTATCGTGGCGGTGTCCGTGGCTTGGCTGCCAGTGGTGCAGGCAGCGCAGGGTGGGCAGCTCTTCGATTACATTCAGTCTGTCTCCAGCTATCTGGCGCCTCCAGTGTCTGCGGTCTTTGTGCTCGCACTCTTTGTGCCCCGTGTTAATGAGAAGGTGAGAAGGGCACGTTCACGTGAACTCCGGGTGAGGCTCGGGCAGCTTGAGTAGGCTAACGCTGTTTTTCCCATAGGGAGCCTTCTGGGGACTAGTTGGGGGCCTGCTGATGGGCCTAGCTCGTCTCATACCCGAGTTCTTCTTTGGCTCGGGCAGCTGTGTGCGACCCTCAGCGTGCCCAGCGCTCTTCTGCCGGGTACACTACCTCTATTTTGCCATCATTCTCTTCATCTGCTCTGGCATCCTCACACTTGGAATCTCCCTGTGCACTGCGCCCATCCCTCAGAAGCATGTAAGTGCTGGCCAAGGGGGCCGAGAGACCACAGAACTGTATGGGATAGATGAGCCCTTTCACCCCTGTAGCCAGTCTGCTTCAAGGaacacccacagaggccagaggccgcGAGTGCAGTATGAAGGGGTCTCCAGGACAAGCACATTTACTTGACATTTTTTGGGAAGCAGAGCAAATGACAATAGGAATATGAAGTATCAGAACTGAAGAACTATGATTCTCCGTGTAGACCTAAAACTTGGGGTGAAACACGGGACTGGGCAGGGCCGAAGACTTTAATACTAGATGAAGAGCTCGGGGTTCAGTGTGAAGGCAGACTGTCCTGGCAAGAGGAGTCTGAGTGAGCTGGGCCTGGGCAGgcctgcaggccagaagggagtctgtgtgtgtgtgtgtgtgtgtgtgtgtgtagacagtgACAAAGCTGTGTGCCAGCATGGACCTGGGGTGACGGCCAGAACTCCCACCTGGTCCCTTCTCCCTAACTTCCCAGCTCCACCGCCTGGTTTTCAGTCTCCGGCACAGCAAGGAGGAGCGGGAGGACCTGGATGCTGATGAGTTAGAAGGTCCAGCCCCTGCTCCTGTGCAGAACGGGGGCCAGGAATGTGCAATGGAGATGGAAGGTAAGGCAGAGCCCGGGAGGGTACCCTGGGGAGCTTGAGGAGCTAACTCCTTTCAGGCTAACTGTGTGCTCCCCATTCCTTCCAGAGGTCCAGTCCCCGGCTCCAGGCCTGCTCCGCCGGTGCCTGCTTTGGTTCTGTGGGATGAGCAGGAGTGGGTCGGGGAGTCCTCCGCCCACTACGGAGGAGGTGGCGGCAACCACCAGGCAGCTGGAGGACATCAGTGAGGATCCCGGCTGGGCACGAGTAGTCAACCTCAACGCCCTACTCATGATGACCGTGGCTGTGTTCCTCTGGGGCTTCTATGCATAGAGTCGAGGGTGTTGGATGCCATGAGCTACAACCAGGGCATGTCTAAGCCTCACAAAGAGTGAGGGTGAGCAGCTTGGAGTGGATCCCAGAAAAGAAACAGGGCAAGAATACAGCAGGAAGGAACCAGTTCCCTTCCTCTTTACCTGGGGTCCAGTCCATTTGATTGGTTGTCACTTTTCACAAGATGATGGCCAATTGGTCATAGAGGTTTGcctatacaaaaataaaactgccCTCCTAACATCCTGTTGTGGCTGAAACATCGTTGCTCTTGGCTTCATCCTGGTCTCTGGGCTCCTGCTCTGGGTCCTGGGCTTGGAGCACGGCTGCTCATAAGACCTTCTTTTCTGGAGACGGGGGCCATGTGGCCCTCCACTCATCCACCTCTAAATGGTGTTTCTCCGTCTTCCAGCCAGCAGCCTGCAGTCCTAGGAAAAGGTCACAGGATGAGGCCAGGGAAGAGACTCTAGGCTGAACCTGGGGATGTGTAGCTGGTCTTGGCTACTCTGTGAGTTCTTCTTTTTCTCACCCTTTATCCCCCCAGTTTCACCTccatcactagataggagagaaagaaggagagaggggaaagagagagagagagagagagagagatccctgaatctaatgtctttccttttgtttcttctttgaccatggctgctaacaaactgcaaccaacccCCCACTCCCGAATGACCAACAACCACCCACCCTACCTTTTGGGGAGCTAGCATGTATATACCCTacgaaaagttcccagaattccaaaagtcacataattgcagaaactatccgcagctggcaaaaccatggcTCTGGAGCACAAGGCCAATCGCAGTCAGCTGCTGCGGACAGTCCTCAGCAGCCTCATATCCCTATACCTGGGATTAACACAAAGCACAtaatcttataatctttctgtgtttttaaaagaaaccaaacttcCAGAATTCTCACTGCAGGGATGGGCTACATGAGCAGAGGTGCAGGCTGATGCAGCCTCTTATGCTACTTGGGCTCCTCTGTTGGGATTTTCTGTGGCAGAAAATGAAGCTAAAATTTTGTGCAGAGAGAAATCAGCCATAGCACATGGAAAAGGGCAGAAAGAAGTAGATGCTTTAAGACCAATTTGGCTTATAGGCTATCAATATCAGAGACCAACCTGAACTCCAGTCCTGTAGGCAGGGAAACAAGAGACCCAGACTGAAGAGCACAGACGAAAGCAGGCCTTTGTTTCCCATGCAGGAGCCCGGGGATGGTGTTACCTTTCAAGAACTTTGGGAACAGTGTGTCCAACACTTGATGGGTCTCCCTGACAAGAATCCAGCTTTCTTTCTTAGGATCTGGTGGATGTAAAATCAGGAATTCTCACATCCTCGGCAGAACAGATAgcccacccttccccacccctgctgGAATCAGCATGAGACCACACGGCTCTTACCAGCCTGCACCTGGTGCCTCAGCTCTGCCAGCTCTCCTGGAAGTGGCCCATCTTCCTGCAGGGCTCCGAGAATCAGCCCATGGGTGGCAGCCCTTAAGACAGTCTCGGGGCCTGCTTCTTGGCTCAGGGCAACCTGTACCTGGTCTGAAGAGACCCAAGAGACAGCCAGATCAGAATAACTATTCCTCAAATGCCTTCAAcccatttttctgatttttctcatcTGCCTGAGGCCATTGCCAGACATGGAAGTCCCCActcttcccttcccatcttcAACTCCTGTTGTTTCTTTAGCCAGACTGAAGTGCTCAGTTTTCAAGAGCAACTTCACAGTAGCTCCAAGAGGCAACTTTTCTCATCAGCGAACATTAACGCCTTTAACACATTACAATCAGCAAATCCGGAGGACTCATTGCCTAACAAAGGACTCAGGGTAAGAGACAAAGTGATCTACAGAGAAGCCAAGGGCCACAGTCTTACCTGAATATGTTGTAATGTACAAAGAAAGCACTCTTTACGAAATCACCCTACTCAATCCTTAGGAAAATGCCACAAGTAGTAAGACAACTTGTAGCATCATGTTCTAGATCAGCAGTTTGCATGTCAAAGGTCATGCGGTGACCCTCtgacacagttcctcctgttACGGTGATCCCCAGCTATAacattattttcgttgctacttcaaaactgtaacttgctactgttatgaatcatactgtaaatCCCTGATATGAAGGGTATCTGAtgtgtgactcctgtgaaagggtcattcaacccccagaGGGGTTGctgcccacaggttgagaaccactgtcataGAGGGATACAGCGAATTCACTAGGGCATGAAGCTATTCATTTGAATGCATCAAAATTTTGGTCTAGAGTACTCTCTAGGACTCTAGGCAGCCTCCAAACTGTCCGGGAGTTGGAGGCCTGGAGTCAGAGGAGTGAAGACGGGGAAGCTGCAGCACACTCACGTCGTGACTTGTTCCAGCAAAGCAGGTACGGCTCGTGATGGCCCTCAACCAGCTGCTTCAGCTCAGAGACACTGAGGGAGAGAAGAGTGCACTGGGGCAGCGAAAGCAAGGCAGCAGGACCCACTTGGTTAAACTGTTGGCTGTAACTGTCCGTTTGCCATTGGCTTCTGCTCACTGCCCATTTCCCTAGCTATTGCCTTAGcccctcccaccttctctcttcctgtaCAGTCTTCCCCATGTACATCCCTTCCTTCATCTATAAACCCCTCCATCATCAATAAACATCTTTTGCAAAAATTATGATTTCCAGTGTTGCATATAATACATCATGCATACTGACCATTTACACCGCTCCCACCTTGCGTCTCCCACAAATCTTTCATATTTACTgtctatttgctttgttttgtggcCCACCGAGGTGAACCAGGGCCTTCTTCATGACTATGGGCTTGGAGCTATGGCTGAAGGCTGGAACCTATTCCGAGCTAATAGTCCTCTTCCCTGGCTGACAGGTATGGTCAGCCTCGTGCGAGCTTAGTGTAGGGAACGACAGCTGTGAGTTAATGACTCCATCGGTTGTACTCTGAGGTGCTTAGCTTGTGTCACCTTGACATGACTCAGGAGTCaccagagaagagggaacctcaaccaAAGAACTGCCTTccttgcccaggttggcctatgGCCACGTCTGTGAGAGACTGTCTGATTGATGATCTGTTGGGGTGACACCACCCTTCAGCAGTCAGGCCAGGGTtgcataagaaagctagctgagcctGAGGTGGTGAGTGAGCCAGTTAACAGCATGGCTTCTGTCttagttcctgccctaacttcctttGATGACTGAGTGTGAcctggaattataagccaaaGAAACCTGGCCCTCTGggagttgcttttgttcatggtgtttatgACACCAGAAAACAGTAAACCAGATCATACTGAGTGCAGATAATGGCATTTAGAGCTTTTTACCCTGTCTTCCAGCATACAGACTTCCTGCCCCCTCTTACACAATGCCCCATGAGCCTTAGAGGGGATGGGTCGAGGTAACTTGATTCAGGATGGGCCACATCCTTCATCTGTATTGTGCATCTCGGGTGGTCCTGAGTCTGCACCACTGCCATCCATGCATGTTAAGGATGCTGAGGGCTACTTTGGTCTATGGGTATCTACAGGGGTATTCAGAAGGCAGTTTGCTGCTATCACTTATCTCTCGGTTCTATTTCCTGCTTCCCTCACGAGCTCTCGCTGATCTCTGATGCTGTACAATGGCAATAAGAAACCTAGAACAGATTATACAGTGAAACCTGACCAAACATCAGTGTGTAACTGAAAACAGGAGCTTATGTGGGAAGTGTGGGAAGCAGGAGGTATTGGACCACTCACCTGGAGACCAAGTGGTGTAGGGGAACAcccagggacagagacagggatggCCAGAAACCTGTTGGAAGCAGTCAGGAAGCTCaggtggagggggaaggaaggctgGGAAACCCAGGAACCTGAGACCAAAGGGATGGATCACCTGTCCACAGTGGCTCCATCTGATTGGCTGAAGCAGGCTCAAGTACCTCTCCCCTCTGCAGGAAGTGCTCTAGGACCAGCTGGAGGCGGCTTTCATTCAAGGTCTCCAGGACAAGGGCTCGGACTGCCCGGTAGTTGGCATAGATGTGGAGGGCGGTGAGCAGGACGAAACAGCCAAGGCTGAGGCTGGGACCAGAGAGTACGGTAGCCAATGGACACAGGAAGAGGCTGAGCCGGCATCTTCACCACAGCCTCACTCCTGGCTTACCTTGGGCAATCTGATACCAGAGGAAGCATCAAAAGGCTGACCAGTAGCCCTGCTAGGTTCACCACTGTCTCCTGGAAAAGAGCAGAGAAGCTGAGCGTTAGAGGGCTTCCCAGAAAGCCGGAAAAAATGTCGGTGCTTTTTATTATAGTCCTTAGGGCTTCAAAAACCACCCAGGGCTCCCTGCCCTGATGGGAGTGCCAACTATACTTTTAATGTTTTGGTGAGTAAGCTGCTATTTAAAAGATGCTGGGAATTTCTCTGCTCAGTAGACACCATACTTCTTAGAATGCCCTTGGGACACACCTTGGTTGACTTCCAAGACTCACCTGAGCAGTCCTACAATGGGCACTCTGGGCTGTGCACATCTAATTTCCTGCAGTGTGCTGGAAAAGGTGGGTCCCTCCTTGATTGGTATCCACGGAACCCCAGGATGGCAAGGAATGGCTTTGACCTTCTGCTTGTGGACCCATGTGACCAGAGCCTTCCACTAGCCAGAATGAAGACACTTGGGGGAAAGGAACCCTGCTGTGGCCCCGGGACATCAGTCAAGACCACAAGCTATGGATCCTAGCTATCGGGATTCTGGGGAAAGCTGGTCTTGGCATGGAGAGGCCCTGAGGCTCACCAGCTCTTTTTGCTCCTAGCCTTCCTCGGAAGGAGAAAGGCTGAGGGACTAAAGCCCGCATATGAAGTGGTGAACTAGGGATGGAGGCAGTCAGGAACACAGGAGCAGAAAGCCTCTGTTTCTACAGGTAAAGTCAGCCAGGTAGCCATGTAAAGTTGCAACAAGTGAGCGCTCAGCAGCAAAGCTGCCTCGAGACAAGGGAGCCGAGGTTTGAGGAGGACTGGGGTCCTTCTTTACCTTGGCATCACCTAACAAACAGCACTCCAGAGAACTACAGGGTGGGGTGCAGGGCGCGCATTCGTAAAAGAGCAAAAGAGCACAACAGCTGGGCTGCGTGCTTTTGTAAACTCGTTTCTCAGCTCACTAGCCCACTTCCATTCCTGGTTGACTTTTACCTCTTTTAAAGAATCCATTTTAATTCCATGCCTAACTTAAAAGATGTAACTTTttctccagcttccttcctgGAGGCTGCTGGGAATTTTCACTTAACTTTTACTGTGTTTTTCTCCTACTAAACTATTAATAAAGTTATCCTGGAGCTTCCTTCTGGGTTCGTTTCTGAACTCTTTCACTAAGGAGGCTAAGAACCTCTAAGAGGAACCCTAGGCTCCCCTGGAATATGTCAGAACCAGGAAGGGTTCCCAAGGAGACTCCTCTGAAGACTCGCTACCTGTTGTCCAAGATTCCCTCTGAAACATCTATCTCCAGGCTTTATCCTCTCTTCTGCCTCAGGCCCTGAGTCTCTGCATGCAGATCCCTCGTGTGTCACAAACAAGACAGTGCTGTAAGGGCTTGGAGGGCCGTGATGGCAGAGCCAGCACTTGCTTCCTAGCGGGCCTGGCTTTCTAAGGCAGGGGATGGGCTACAGGTGTGTGAAGGCAGAAGTGAATCATGAAGGTGCCATCCTCGGGGTCCCCGTGACGCCGGAGGTCCACTCTGCCAGAACTCACCTTCACATCCCTGTCCTCTCtgcattcctttgttctcttcatCCTTTACAATGTCTACCTCCCACCAAGAGGATGGAGAAGTGGCTCTGTGCAAGGAGGCTGCTATGAGCCATGTGCCTGACTCACCCCAAGGGTTCAGGCGGGTGGGGCCGGTGCAGGTGAGTTTTACAGGATGTAGGTGCCACAAAAGTGTTGTTGAGGCTTTAAATCAAGATCAACTCTTTTAACAACTTCATTTAAACAAAATGTTGTCTGTATGTTCCTGACAATTATGGTAATGCCTTTTGCTTTATAAGATCTACAAATCCGACTGAGCTCATGCCAAATACCACCATCTCATTGGTAAAAAGGGTTAGAATTGGATCgctagttttttggttttgtttttggcagaAATGGGTTATATTTATCATAATCTTGATAGTGATAGACATTGTGTATTTAACCATTGTTTTAACTTTATGTCCTGTTTATagtcaattcacattcttccagTCCTATGAAAATTTTTAACTCCATCTTCCTGGGTCTCTTTGATCACCCTCCAAAGCCTGAAAGTTTATAAGAGTGGGAACTGcaagccgccccccccccaacacacacacacacacactactttacGCAGTGCCTATTCCCCCAGTTCTCGTCCTTTTTTCTCCCTGAGTCTGTATGCAGGTGCTCTTTTATTAAGGAGGGGTGGCAATGCTCTCCCTTCTTAATAACATGAATTATTAAGTAAAGTACTGTCTCCCGGGTGTCCCTCACCACATGATGAAATGAAAGCTAACACAGATCTGTGCAGGATCTTACTGCCTCCAGTTGGAATGTCAGTGCCTGCAGGTGCCTTCCAGCTCACACTTCTTCTCTACAAGGACAATTCTTCATGGGGGCAAGGGTTGATAGTCTAGGGTTCTACTGCAGGACTCAAGGACTAAAGAATAGCTGGCACCAGGAAAGGCTAGCTCCAGAACTGGTTTATATGGCGGCTTGTGGGTGCTGAGCCCATGCTGCTCAGGAGACTTAAGTCTCTGCAGCTGAGGTGACTCTGGGTTTCTACCGTTCACCTCGCAGATGTCTTCTCCATAACCAGAAAACATTTATCCCCAAGGGAAGTGATGCTAGAGGTGAAATCCAAACAGAACACTGCACCCCCGTCCTTTACCCTTCACAGTGATTTCAAACCAAGAGCTCTGAGCCCATTTGGTTTTCGGTTCCCtccatttttgtttaattttttagagCATGTTAGGATAGAGACCGTAATCAGCTTCAGCACAGGAGACACTTCAATGACGCAAGCAGCAGGGCTCTGCACCAGGTAgttggggaagagagggggagcgGGGAGCACAAACCAGTGTCTCTAATTCCTTTGGGGCCATATGTTGGGGAGTTTTCCCCAAGGATGTTTGGGTAACTAAAGACAGGAAGATTGGTCTTGGGTCCAGAGTGCCATCAGGAGACATTCTACTTCACTTCAGAGGCCCTGTGCGCCCAGGGTTCCCACCTGGTTTTGGTCTCTTGTTATAATGCACTGAACAGCCTGGCTCCTTCATCTGCATGTACtttgcacacacacccctctccaaACACTGCACCCAGCGCCTTCAAAAACTCTGCCATCCCTGACTTGCACTGGGCTTCCAGTCTCCTATCTCTGAAAAATAGTATGAGCTGCCCTGCCCCTGGTAATTATCAAATTTAGACAGTTTCTATTCAAATGTATTCCTAACATATCCAGGTATAATGAGCAGAAAAGCCAATCTGGCCTGAACTGGTCTGGGGTGTATGTGCAGTAAGGCAAACTGTCTCCTTTAGTAGCCGTTTAGGGAGAGCCTCCTATTTACCATACAAGGACTATGTAATGGAGTGTGCACATGACTAAAATTGGAAGCATTATGAGAAGGGGTATTCACAGTAGAGAAACAATCTATTAATCAAAATATTGAACAGCCTAAACTATCCCTGGGAGTAACCAGCTCCTTCTCCCAGCCGCATAGAAAGAAACACCAAGCTGTAGCCTCCGAGTACACTCACTCACGTGGCTAGCTGTCAGTTATGACAGTGGATCTTGTCTTAATCTGGAGGACGGCTTAGCTCCAAATAAAATTACCTTG
Encoded here:
- the C7H16orf58 gene encoding RUS1 family protein C16orf58 homolog, producing MADAASLRAPLCTEQFGSGAPRGCSAAADGSLQWDGARRWGWLSRAPIAKPGQHAGGGGGPWAALTALSGLRSVLLPQGFPDSVSPDYLPYQLWDSVQAFASSLSGSLATQAVLQGLGVGNAKASVSAATSTWLVKDSTGMLGRIIFAWWKGSKLDCNAKQWRLFADILNDVAMFLEIMAPMYPIFFTMTVSTSNLAKCIVGVAGGATRAALTMHQARRNNMADVSAKDSSQETVVNLAGLLVSLLMLPLVSDCPSLSLGCFVLLTALHIYANYRAVRALVLETLNESRLQLVLEHFLQRGEVLEPASANQMEPLWTGFWPSLSLSLGVPLHHLVSSVSELKQLVEGHHEPYLLCWNKSRHQVQVALSQEAGPETVLRAATHGLILGALQEDGPLPGELAELRHQVQADPKKESWILVRETHQVLDTLFPKFLKGLQAAGWKTEKHHLEVDEWRATWPPSPEKKVL
- the Slc5a2 gene encoding sodium/glucose cotransporter 2 codes for the protein MLERMEQHVEAGSELGEQKVLIDNPADILVIAAYFLLVIGVGLWSMFRTNRGTVGGYFLAGRSMVWWPVGASLFASNIGSGHFVGLAGTGAASGLAVAGFEWNALFVVLLLGWLFVPVYLTAGVITMPQYLRKRFGGHRIRLYLSVLSLFLYIFTKISVDMFSGAVFIQQALGWNIYASVIALLGITMIYTVTGGLAALMYTDTVQTFVILAGAFILTGYAFHEVGGYSGLFDKYLGAMTSLTVSKDPAVGNISSTCYQPRPDSYHLLRDPLTGDLPWPALLLGLTIVSGWYWCSDQVIVQRCLAGKNLTHIKAGCILCGYLKLMPMFLMVMPGMISRILYPDEVACVVPEVCKRVCGTEVGCSNIAYPRLVVKLMPNGLRGLMLAVMLAALMSSLASIFNSSSTLFTMDIYTRLRPRAGDRELLLVGRLWVVFIVAVSVAWLPVVQAAQGGQLFDYIQSVSSYLAPPVSAVFVLALFVPRVNEKGAFWGLVGGLLMGLARLIPEFFFGSGSCVRPSACPALFCRVHYLYFAIILFICSGILTLGISLCTAPIPQKHLHRLVFSLRHSKEEREDLDADELEGPAPAPVQNGGQECAMEMEEVQSPAPGLLRRCLLWFCGMSRSGSGSPPPTTEEVAATTRQLEDISEDPGWARVVNLNALLMMTVAVFLWGFYA